The following are encoded together in the Panicum virgatum strain AP13 chromosome 6K, P.virgatum_v5, whole genome shotgun sequence genome:
- the LOC120712387 gene encoding vacuolar fusion protein CCZ1 homolog isoform X5 codes for MCRIFSPEEDCEVIESEKRSHVFYQAEPDIWMVLVVEKTKDNESTWRCGALQGILKEAHSLFTMFHGPIRSLLDRQPSAELARGHLRTFLTDYLSDFYVGKKLQFPTYRDSLKERGTIQMLTVPREVALEVQSLTTVLGSCLGNVTCQSLVLFEDLLVSTTLPPDDTLNLYTYAVLRLTPRALSSNASSWSYLRKGTYVSAGLTSSSSNGTTAGERYHSRSRDTSPDGQNQMHHNFRPLLREKLSKGKDGFVAADFAATEVRGVVPLTPILWFQQAEERMYLCIYQHKSLTILLLIPASSLINGEEGIAHVKKQMLENASQKIVTVEQKLTRRWGGENAYHVSGYRYLLVDPDRRVSRASPSGKVTTLAKDSLLALNRLRQEVDLKKSRFRRSDPCHDKDFEVCIRTKNNAWVIAKITRGRELYMALEKGGETLLYASTAVEKFSNRYCEGAFSTD; via the exons ATGTGCAGAATATTTTCTCCTGAAGAGGATTGTGAAGTTATAGAATCTGAGAAACGCTCCCATGTTTTTTATCAAGCGGAGCCTGATATTTGGATGGTTCTG GTTGTGGAAAAAACCAAGGACAATGAATCAACTTGGCGTTGTGGTGCACTGCAAGGGATACTTAAAGAGGCCCATTCGCTTTTCACAATGTTCCATGGACCAATCCGATCTTTACTTGACAGACAACCCAGTGCAGAACTTGCCCGTGGTCACCTCCGCACATTTCTCACAGATTATTTGAGTG ATTTTTATGTTGGTAAAAAGTTACAGTTCCCAACCTACCGTGACAGCCTAAAGGAGAGGGGAACAATCCAAATGCTCACAGTACCAAGGGAAGTAGCACTTGAAGTTCAG TCACTCACCACAGTTCTTGGATCATGTCTTGGAAATGTCACCTGCCAATCACTTGTATTATTTGAAGACCTATTGGTGTCTACAACACTGCCTCCG GATGATACTTTAAACCTATATACCTATGCTGTCCTGAGGTTAACTCCTCGTGCCTTATCTTCCAATGCAAGCTCTTGGTCTTACTTGCGGAAAGGAACTTATGTTAGTGCAGGCCTTACTTCAAGTTCATCAAATGGAACAACTGCAGGAGAAAGGTACCATAGTCGATCTCGTGATACTTCTCCCGATGGACAAAATCAGATGCATCATAATTTCAGGCCTCTCCTGCGTGAGAAATTGTCAAAGGGAAAGGACGGTTTTGTTGCTGCTGATTTCGCAGCTACAGAAGTTCGTGGTGTTGTACCCTTGACTCCGATACTCTGGTTCCAGCAGGCAGAGGAGCGCATGTACCTATGCATTTATCAGCACAAGAGTCTCACTATCCTTTTGCTAATTCCTGCTTCCTCACTAATAAATGGAGAAGAGGGCATCGCTCATGTGAAGAAGCAGATGCTTGAAAAT GCATCACAGAAGATTGTCACTGTTGAACAGAAACTGACACGCAGATGGGGAGGAGAAAATGCTTATCATGTTAGTGGATATCGTTACTTGCTGGTTGATCCGGACAGGAGGGTATCAAGAGCCTCCCCGTCTGGGAAAGTCACTACCCTGGCAAAG GATTCGCTACTTGCCCTCAATAGGCTAAGACAAGAAGTAGATTTAAAGAAGTCAAGATTCAGGAGAAGTGACCCCTGTCATGATAAGGATTTTGAAGTATGCATCAGAACAAAAAACAATGCATGGGTGATTGCTAAAATTACTCGAGGAAGGGAGCTTTACATGGCTTTAGAGAAAGGTGGTGAAACACTTCTTTATGCATCCACAGCTGTAGAGAAGTTTAGCAACAg GTACTGTGAGGGAGCATTCTCTACGGACTGA
- the LOC120712389 gene encoding DNA repair protein RAD4-like: protein MRRTRSRSASGAGAEPSPPSAGPGAGPATGGAGRRRASPAAKGKSPAVVVAGSPLGNTRKKGRAKAEPQDNASVERRGAGSLEKNNLEEQAEAVFDIDAADMDWEEGHVERDEYFCEPGETVTVEFNDDVPSSTSKKTVRRATAEEKELAELVHKVHLLCLIARGRVVDKACNDPLIQASILSLVPNHLLWSVADVQNLKAINLRNLMSWFHRTFCVTAQSTDRGSFVSNLGFTIQDRVGTAEEVCALSVALFRALNLTARFVTNLDVAGLKPDTKVMGTLNQDASRLCTRSLPHSSPAANVNVVSSPALLKDNTQDCVSMNQQRGGLGNSKQTSACKRSLSKTLSTIKADTESSCISASSQLPSTSGNTEVPKRKGDVEFELQLEMALSATAAENQNSNQANHMTQSIGSLQDSTPPMKKLCQNTEATSSSSVVWSRSAGAPLYWAEVYCSGQASTGRWVHVDVVNDLLDAERKVEASSAVCKKPLRYVVAFAGNGAKDVTRRYCLQWHRIAQGRVNPEWWENVLAPLKQMELTATNNSDDMELQTRALTEPLPTSQQAYKDHHLYALEKWLHKNQILHPKGPVLGFCKGHPVYPRSCVQTLQSRHGWLREGLQIRENELPAKVVTRPKRTFNAQSVQSSANEDALKPTLELYGEWQLELLQLPHAVDGIVPKNERGQVDVWSEKCLPPGTVHLRLPRLFQVAKRLGIDYAPAMVGFDYRNGRCLPVFDGIVVCTEFKQAILEAYAEGEEQRRAEERKQEEAQALSRWYQLLCSIVTRQRLKESYKTPSHGLGQEEPLGNDIIQRNTRSSQRTKREPRSSKLQTDHGHEHVHEYPEEDQTFDEETFVRTKRCPCGFSIQVEEL from the exons ATGCGGCGGACCAGGAGCCGGTCCGCGAGCGGGGCGGGAGCGGAGCCCTCGCCGCCCTCTGCCG GGCCAGGCGCGGGGCCCGCGACCGGCGGGGCGGGTCGCCGGAGGGCTTCGCCTGCAGCGAAAGGGAAATCGCCCGCCGtg GTGGTAGCGGGATCACCACTTGGCAACACACGAAAAAAGGGCAGAGCCAAGGCAGAGCCGCAGGATAATGCCAGTGTTGAGAGGCGCGGTGCAGGGAGCCTCGAAAAGAACAATTTGGAGGAGCAGGCGGAGGCTGTTTTTGACATTGATGCGGCTGACATGGACTGGGAAGAGGGACATGTGGAACGCGATGAGTATTTCTGTGAGCCTGGAGAGACTGTCACTGTTGAGTTCAATGATGATGTGCCTTCTTCCACTAGCAAGAAGACTGTTCGGAGGGCTACTGCTGAAGAGAAG GAGTTAGCTGAACTTGTGCACAAGGTACATTTGCTTTGCCTAATAGCGAGGGGTAGAGTAGTTGACAAGGCTTGCAATGATCCTCTTATTCAG GCATCGATTCTCTCTCTTGTACCGAACCATTTACTATGGAGTGTTGCTGATGTTCAAAACCTGAAAGCTATTAACCTACGAAATCTTATGAGCTGG TTCCATCGTACTTTTTGTGTAACCGCACAATCCACTGACAGGGGATCTTTTGTATCAAATTTGGGTTTCACTATTCAAGATCGTGTAGGCACTGCAGAAGAG GTTTGTGCACTTTCAGTGGCATTGTTCAGGGCACTTAACTTAACAGCAAG GTTTGTTACGAATCTAGATGTTGCTGGACTTAAACCTGATACTAAAGTGATGGGAACGCTCAATCAAGATGCATCTAGGCTTTGTACAAGGTCACTACCGCATAGTTCTCCAGCTGCTAATGTTAATGTGGTTAGTTCTCCTGCTCTACTGAAAGATAATACTCAAGATTGTGTCAGCATGAATCAACAAAGAGGCGGTCTTGGAAATTCGAAACAGACCTCTGCTTGCAAGAGAAGTTTATCTAAAACTTTGTCAACCATAAAAGCAGATACTGAAAGTAGTTGTATATCAGCCAGCAGCCAACTTCCATCCACTTCTGGTAATACTGAAGTACCAAAACGGAAAGGGGATGTGGAATTCGAGTTGCAACTGGAAATGGCTCTTTCAGCTACAGCTGCTGAAAACCAAAATAGTAATCAAGCTAATCATATGACTCAATCAATTGGTAGCTTACAAGATTCTACTCCGCCAATGAAGAAATTGTGTCAAAATACAGAAGCTACATCAAGTTCAAGTGTAGTTTGGTCAAGAAGTGCTGGAGCTCCATTATATTGGGCCGAGGTATACTGCAGTGGGCAGGCATCAACAGGAAGATGGGTGCATGTTGATGTTGTGAATGATCTCCTTGATGCTGAACGCAAAGTAGAAGCTTCTTCAGCTGTTTGCAAGAAGCCTTTAAGATATGTTGTTGCTTTTGCTGGAAATGGAGCCAAGGATGTAACAAGAAG GTATTGCTTGCAATGGCACAGAATTGCACAGGGGAGAGTGAATCCAGAGTGGTGGGAGAATGTTTTGGCACCACTAAAGCAGATGGAGCTGACAGCAACAAACAATTCTGACGACATGGAACTTCAAACCAGAGCCCTAACAGAACCTCTTCCTACCAGTCAACAG GCCTACAAAGACCATCATCTATATGCTCTTGAGAAGTGGCTTCACAAGAACCAAATTCTTCACCCCAAAGGTCCAGTTCTTGGCTTCTGCAAAGGGCATCCTGTTTATCCAAGATCCTGTGTTCAAACTCTGCAATCAAGACATGGATGGTTGAGGGAGGGCCTGCAAATCCGAGAAAACGAGTTGCCTGCAAAG GTTGTTACACGTCCAAAGAGGACTTTCAATGCTCAGTCAGTTCAGTCAAGTGCTAATGAGGATGCTCTTAAGCCAACCTTGGAACTATATGGTGAATGGCAACTGGAACTGCTGCAACTTCCTCATGCTGTAGATGGCATTGTGCCAAAG AATGAACGAGGCCAAGTTGATGTGTGGTCGGAGAAGTGCCTTCCACCTGGTACAGTACACTTGAGGTTACCAAGATTATTCCAGGTTGCAAAGAGACTTGGCATCGATTATGCTCCTGCCATGGTTGGATTTGATTATCGAAATGGTCGGTGCCTTCCAGTTTTCGATGGAATTGTTGTCTGTACTGAATTTAAGCAGGCTATCCTGGAG GCATATGCAGAAGGAGAGGAGCAGAGACGAGCTGAGGAGAGGAAGCAGGAGGAAGCTCAAGCACTCTCCAGATGGTATCAGTTGCTCTGCTCCATTGTAACAAGGCAGAGGTTGAAGGAGTCCTATAAAACACCCTCACACGGGCTTGGTCAGGAAGAGCCGCTCGGAAATGATATTATCCAGAGAAACACTCGTAGCAGTCAACGCACAAAAAGGGAACCTCGTTCAAGCAAACTGCAGACAGATCATGGCCATGAACATGTGCACGAGTACCCGGAGGAAGACCAAACCTTTGACGAAGAGACCTTTGTGCGGACGAAACGTTGCCCGTGTGGTTTCTCAATCCAAGTAGAGGAGTTGTAG
- the LOC120713439 gene encoding probable inactive receptor kinase At1g48480 produces MARPTGGARVAAALVAAALLLAAALPGGAAQDLAGDRAALLALRGALDRGGVLPWDPAAATPCGWRGVACAQSPAGPRVVELRLPGKRLSGAIPPGTVGNLTALQRLSFRHNAITGEIPADVANCGELRVLSLRNNRLTGAVPGALFSLAALRHVDLALNGLAGGVSQEFNRLKQLDTLFLESNGLAGDLPAGLYLPSLARLNVSFNAQLTGPVPPSLARMPASAFLGTGLCDAPLAACANSTPPPAPPSAGEKKRKLSRWAVVGIVAGAVLILLLIAGLVACLCRRRAAAGSAAGAAANVQGGTAPITVTVARTDRDAVKQSHAPPIAPAMISEGKKLVFLGSAPERPYDLETLLRASAEVLGKGTLGTTYRATLDGGEPVLAIKRLREVHLPESEFQDKAAVLGALRHDNLPRLLAFFYSKEEKLLVYDFVGAGSLSALLHNGGADGRARLDFTARARIALAAARGVAFIHRGGARSSHGSIKSSNIVVNAARDGAYVSDYGVAQLAGAAELPRRDAGYHAPEVTDARAVPQSADVYSFGVVVLELLSGRAPGRAVGGGGADGVDLPRWVRSVVQEEWTSEVFDAAIANEPRVEGEMLRLLQLGMDCTEHHPDRRPSMAQVEASIERIVDDATRKADFSSTDGSRSVSA; encoded by the exons ATGGCGCGGCCGACGGGCGGTGCCCGCGTGGCGGCCGctctcgtggcggcggcgctgctgctcgccgccgcgctgcccggGGGCGCGGCGCAGGACCTGGCGGGGGACCGCGCGGCCCTGCTGGCGCTGCGGGGCGCGCTGGACCGCGGGGGCGTCCTCCCGTGGGaccccgcggcggcgacgccgtgcGGGTGGCGCGGCGTCGCGTGCGCGCAGTCCCCGGCCGGCCCCCGAGTCGTGGAGCTCCGGCTGCCCGGGAAGCGGCTGTCCGGGGCGATCCCGCCGGGCACGGTGGGGAACCTCACCGCGCTGCAGAGGCTGTCGTTCCGGCACAACGCCATCACGGGGGAGATCCCGGCCGACGTCGCCAACTGCGGCGAGCTGCGGGTGCTGTCCCTCCGGAACAACCGCCTCACCGGCGCCGTGCCAGGGGCGCTCTTCTCgctggcggcgctccggcacgTCGACCTCGCCCTGaacggcctcgccggcggcgtgtcgCAGGAGTTCAACCGGCTCAAGCAGCTGGACACGCTCTTCCTCGAGAGCAacggcctcgccggcgacctcccggcggGGCTGTACCTCCCCAGCCTCGCGCGGCTCAACGTGTCGTTCAACGCGCAGCTCACTGGCCCCGTGCCGCCGTCGCTCGCCAGGATGCCGGCGAGCGCGTTCCTCGGCACGGGGCTCTGCGACGCCCCGCTCGCCGCGTGCGCCaactccacgccgccgccggcgcctccgtcTGCGggtgagaagaagaggaagctaTCCCGCTGGGCAGTCGTCGGCATCGTCGCCGGCGCTGTGCTCATCCTCCTGCTCATCGCGGGGCTCGTCGCCTGCCTCTGCCGacgccgggcggcggccgggagcgccgccggcgcagcgGCCAACGTGCAAGGGGGCACCGCGCCCATCACGGTGACCGTGGCGAGGACGGACAGGGACGCCGTGAAGCAGTCGCACGCGCCGCCGATCGCGCCGGCGATGATCAGCGAGGGGAAGAAGTTGGTGTTCCTGGGGAGCGCGCCGGAGAGGCCGTACGACCTGGAGACGCTGCTGCGGGCGTCGGCGGAGGTGCTCGGCAAGGGCACCCTCGGCACGACGTACCGCGCcacgctcgacggcggcgagcccgTCCTCGCTATCAAGCGGCTCCGCGAGGTGCACCTGCCCGAAAGCGAGTTCCAGGAcaaggcggcggtgctcggcgccCTCCGCCACGACAACCtgccccgcctcctcgcctTCTTCTACAGCAAGGAGGAGAAGCTCCTCGTCTACGACTTCGTCGGCGCCGGCAGCCTCTCCGCCCTCCTCCACA acggcggcgcggatggccGTGCGCGGCTGGACTTCACGGCGCGGGCGCGGatcgcgctggcggcggcgcgcggcgtggcgtTCATCCACCGCGGCGGGGCGAGGTCGTCGCACGGCAGCATCAAGTCGTCCAACATCGTCGTCAACGCGGCGCGCGACGGCGCCTACGTCTCCGACTACGGCGtggcgcagctcgccggcgccgccgagctgCCGAGGCGGGACGCCGGGTACCACGCCCCGGAGGTGACCGACGCGCGCGCCGTGCCGCAGAGCGccgacgtgtacagcttcggcGTGGTGGTGCTGGAGCTGCTGAGCGGGCGCGCACCCGGGCGcgctgtcggcggcggcggcgccgacggcgtgGACCTGCCGCGGTGGGTCCGGTCGGTGGTGCAGGAGGAGTGGACGTCCGAGGTGTTCGACGCCGCCATCGCCAacgagccgcgcgtcgagggggagatgctgcggctgctgcagcTCGGCATGGACTGCACCGAGCACCACCCAGACAGACGGCCATCCATGGCCCAGGTGGAGGCGAGCATCGAGCGCATCGTCGACGACGCCACCCGGAAAGCCGACTTCAGCAGCACGGACGGCAGCCGGAGCGTGTCGGCGtga
- the LOC120712390 gene encoding probable LRR receptor-like serine/threonine-protein kinase At1g67720, with protein sequence MASAFTAAALLLLVVLLPPSAAQPGFISLDCGGARDHTDAIGIQWTSDATFVSGGQTAQLLVQNGLQSQQFATVRYFPADNRKYCYTMNVRNRTRYLVRATFLYGNFDNSNVYPKFDISLGASPWSTIVVDDATTPVVEEAIILAAAPTLSVCLSNASTGQPFISTLELRQFNGSLYYTTDETRFFLALSARINFGAESNDSVRYPDDPFDRIWESDSVRRANYLVDVAPGTERISTTKPIFVSINEEPPEKVMQTAVVGQDGSLNYRLDLEGFPANAWGVSYFAEIEDLAPNETRKFKLEVPGMPALSKPTVDVEENAQGKYRLYEPGYTNLSLPFVFSFGFRKTNDSSKGPILNALEIYKYVQITMGSQDASIMASMVSRYSEAGWAQEGGDPCLPASWSWVQCSSEDAPRVFSITLSGKNITGSIPVELTKLSGLVELRLDGNSFSGQIPDFSACRNLQYIHLENNQLTGELPPSLGDLPNLKELYVQNNKLSGQVPKSLFKRSIILNFSGNSDLHIVNKGISHTILIVCVVIGAIVLLSAAFGCYFFTCRRKKKPHEDTVVIAAPAKKLGSYFSEVATESAHRFSLSEIEVATDKFERSIGSGGFGIVYYGKLADGREIAVKLLTNDSYQGIREFLNEVTLLSRIHHRHLVTFLGYSQQDGKNILVYEFMHNGTLKEHLRGASEEKITSWLKRLEIAEDAAKGIEYLHTGCSPTIIHRDLKSSNILLDKNMRAKVADFGLSKPAVDGSHVSSIVRGTVGYLDPEYYISQQLTEKSDIYSFGVILLELISGHEPISNDNFGLNCRNIVAWARSHIEGGNIHAIIDQSLDRGYDLQSVWKIAEVAIMCVKPKGAQRPPISEVLKEIQDAIAIERGPQEMQRSTTIQQQLLVSSSNRSLGDSSSVNNNLDLENNGASFDELLMCPGLR encoded by the exons ATGGCTTCCGCCTTCACCGCCgcggctctcctcctcctcgtcgtcctcctcccacCGTCCGCCGCGCAGCCTG GTTTCATCAGCTTGGACTGCGGGGGAGCTCGTGATCACACAGATGCCATCGGGATCCAGTGGACCTCCGACGCCACCTTCGTCTCCGGCGGCCAGACAGCGCAATTGCTGGTCCAGAACGGCCTGCAGAGCCAGCAGTTCGCCACCGTGCGCTACTTCCCCGCGGACAACAGGAAGTACTGCTACACCATGAACGTCAGGAACAGGACGCGCTACCTCGTCAGAGCCACCTTCCTCTATGGCAACTTCGACAACAGCAACGTCTATCCGAAGTTCGACATCTCCCTGGGAGCGTCTCCCTGGTCCACCATTGTCGTAGACGACGCCACCACCCCCGTCGTTGAGGAAGCAATTATCTTGGCTGCTGCTCCCACGCTCAGCGTCTGCCTCTCCAATGCCAGCACGGGACAGCCCTTCATCTCTACTCTCGAGCTCCGCCAGTTTAACGGTTCGCTCTACTACACCACTGATGAGACGCGCTTCTTTCTTGCACTGTCTGCAAGGATAAATTTTGGAGCAGAAAGCAATGATTCAGTCAG ATACCCTGATGACCCATTTGATAGAATCTGGGAATCTGATTCTGTGAGGAGAGCAAATTACCTTGTTGATGTTGCTCCAGGGACTGAAAGAATATCAACTACAAAGCCCATATTTGTCAGTATCAACGAAGAACCGCCTGAAAAGGTCATGCAAACAGCAGTAGTTGGCCAGGATGGGTCCTTGAACTACCGTCTTGATTTGGAAGGTTTCCCAGCAAATGCATGGGGCGTCTCGTATTTTGCAGAAATTGAAGATTTAGCACCAAATGAAAcgaggaaatttaaattagaggTCCCTGGCATGCCAGCACTCAGTAAACCGACTGTTGACGTTGAGGAGAATGCTCAGGGGAAATACCGTTTGTATGAACCAGGCTACACGAACTTGTCACTTCCGTTTGTTTTCTCCTTCGGGTTCAGGAAGACAAATGATTCTTCAAAGGGGCCTATTTTGAATGCCTTGGAGATTTACAAATATGTCCAAATTACTATGGGATCTCAAGATG CAAGTATCATGGCCAGCATGGTATCACGATATTCAGAAGCAGGCTGGGCCCAAGAGGGTGGCGATCCTTGCTTACCAGCATCATGGTCCTGGGTGCAATGCAGTTCAGAAGATGCTCCGAGGGTGTTCTCAAT CACATTGTCTGGGAAGAACATTACAGGAAGCATCCCAGTGGAACTGACAAAGTTATCAGGGCTGGTTGAGCT AAGGCTTGACGGTAATTCATTTTCTGGCCAAATTCCTGATTTCAGCGCATGCCGTAATTTGCAGTATAT TCACCTTGAGAACAATCAGTTGACTGGTGAATTGCCACCTTCTTTGGGAGACCTGCCTAACTTGAAAGAGCT GTATGTCCAAAACAACAAGCTGTCTGGACAGGTTCCAAAATCGCTTTTCAAGAGAAGCATTATTTTGAA CTTCTCAGGTAACAGTGACCTTCACATCGTAAACAAAGGCATTAGCCACACCATATTAATTGTGTGTGTGGTGATTGGGGCCATTGTGTTACTGAGTGCTGCTTTTGGATGTTATTTCTTTACATGTAGGAGAAAGAAGAAACCTCATGAAG ACACGGTTGTTATTGCAGCACCAGCAAAAAAGCTTGGCTCATATTTTAGTGAAGTAGCTACAGAATCAGCACACAGATTTTCTTTATCTGAAATTGAAGTTGCTACTGACAAATTTGAGAGAAGCATTGGCTCTGGAGGGTTTGGCATAGTATACTACGGAAAGTTGGCTGATGGGAGAGAGATAGCAGTAAAACTTCTCACAAATGACTCCTATCAGGGCATCCGAGAATTCTTGAATGAG GTCACATTGCTTTCGAGAATACATCATAGACACCTGGTTACATTCCTTGGTTACAGTCAGCAAGATGGCAAGAACATACTAGTGTACGAGTTCATGCATAATGGGACACTAAAAGAGCACCTTCGTG GAGCTTCTGAGGAAAAAATAACTAGCTGGCTGAAGCGTCTTGAGATTGCTGAAGATGCTGCAAAAG GTATAGAGTATCTCCACACAGGATGCTCCCCAACAATCATCCATAGAGACCTCAAGAGCAGTAACATTCTCCTTGACAAGAACATGAGAGCAAAAGTTGCAGACTTTGGGCTATCAAAACCTGCAGTCGATGGGTCTCACGTATCGAGTATTGTTCGAGGAACAGTGGGATACCTGGACCCAGA GTACTACATCTCGCAGCAGCTGACAGAGAAGAGTGACATCTACAGCTTTGGTGTGATTTTGCTGGAGCTCATCTCAGGCCATGAGCCAATCTCTAATGACAACTTTGGGCTCAACTGCCGTAACATTGTTGCGTGG GCTCGATCACACATTGAGGGCGGTAACATCCATGCCATCATCGATCAATCTCTGGACAGAGGCTACGACCTGCAGTCAGTGTGGAAGATCGCGGAGGTGGCCATAATGTGTGTGAAGCCCAAGGGTGCACAGAGGCCTCCCATCTCTGAGGTGCTCAAGGAGATCCAGGACGCCATCGCCATTGAGCGGGGACCCCAGGAGATGCAGCGCTCCACCACAATCCAACAGCAGCTGCTCGTGTCCAGCAGCAACAGGTCCCTGGGCGATTCCTCGTCGGTGAACAACAACCTGGACCTGGAGAACAATGGTGCATCGTTCGACGAGCTGCTCATGTGCCCAGGTCTCAGATGA